GGGGACCATTCGTACTAACAGATTTAGGGGATTTCAAAGAAGGTACATCAGTGTCTTCGACAACATTACTCTTCTGAGCAATACGTTGAAGattatccttttctttattaGCAACAGGTTGAGGTGGAACTCCAGAAGCTGTTAGACCACTTGGAGTTACTGGCATGCCACTGCCACTGCCACTGCCACTGTTCACGCCATCATCAGTTATGCTATCCCTATTAGCCCACCAGAGCTTAATAAAGCGGTTACCCATTACGGCATCAGGTGCCTTAAGAGCAGCTTCTGCCTCTTCCCTCCTTGAAAATTGGATGAATGCCCGTTCACTATTTTGTGGAATATAAATGTCAATAACCTCTCCAAACTTACGAAAATGAGACAGAAGAGCCTCTCTTTTGTTACATTTCTGGGGAATCCCATTGACAAAAAGTGTACGGAGTGCCTTTTGAGTAGGTTTTCTGCGACTATGCAAATCAATCTGTGACTTCAATGACGAATCCATAACTTTGGAGCCATCGTCCTCACTGCTGATCCGCTTAACTTGACAGGAAGTGTCTTGTGAGCTAGGAAATGGTTCTTTTTCCTTCTTGGTTTCATTCTCAAGATGGTCTGAGGGTAAAtgatcaattttatcttttgctTCTATTCTACTTCTGGAGCTACCGATTCTACCCCAAACTGATAAATTCATGCCCTGTGACCTGCTGCTTCTAATTGGCAATTCATTATCAGCACTCTCACATAACATGCCATGATGAAGATCAGAGATATCATCATTTCGCAATGGTTCCGTTTCATTAATCTTGGGCGAACACTGTCCTGTGAGTGCTGCCGATACTTCTGGGCCGTTGTTATTCCACAAGGGTTGATCAGGATCATACAAATCACCACCTGCACTAGTAGTAGCAGTATATGCACAATTCAAAACTGTAGCATCCTCAGTCATTCCAGACTTGCTACTTTTGCTATGTATACCCTTGCCGTTCACCAATGTGATTGAAGGAGGAAGAACAGAAGGTAGCGGCCCAGGTCCAGCTGATGTTGCCAATATTTGTGCACTTGGAACTGAAACAGGAAGGTTAAACTGTGACAGACTCTGCAAATCAGAAAAGAAATTAGCGTTGACTCAAATACACAGACTGCTAAATACTTCAAggtgaaaataaataattaaggcCGAGGAAGGAACTTTACTACCAAGGTAATTTAGATTTCAGAACAGTGTAAACATGACAATATTTTGCAGAATTAGAATATATAGATTAAACCGTAACAGCAAGGCTCAGGTTACGGCGCTGCCTCTGGTGGTAATGCAGCATTTAAAGCAAAGACATTGCCAACAAGCATTTAAAAGGTGTTAAAAAAAGGAATCATTTAACATAAAGGACATGCTTAACACATAGTCCCTGGCTGGTCCTTAGTGAAATTACATTTCCACAtgacattttttataaaaaaaagttatatcaATTTTGTAAAGGTTCATGGAGGACTGCATAAGACACCACATCTCAAAATCAAAGTAGACATTAGCAAGATGCAAACCTGAACATCTTCAACAACAATACGATTGACACCATGCTCCATTGGACACATGTCTCCTCTTAGACAAAATCCCCGCTCCTCAAAGTCTCTACAGCGTTGGCGAGGAATGCCCATATTTAATGAAGAATTCATTGGTGGCCTAAGCACCCCTTGTAAACCAATAGAGTGGAGTGTATCAAGGCTGCCATTTGGTATTCCTGGCATAAGGCCAAAGGCACTCCATGATGGGGCTTGTGTGTTTGAAAGATTAGGCAATCCCCTTCCGGCAAAGAGACTTGGAGCAACAGATCCTGGCTGAACCAATTGATAAGCAATATCAACAGAGTTGAACCTTGAATCACGGTGATTCCAAGAAGAGTTATCCCTTCCTCTTCCCCGACCAGGACCAGAATCTCCACTGAATGTTTGGTTTGACCTAATTCTCTGGTTCAGATCCAAATGTCCTCGAGGAAGTGATGCTAATCCAGGGTATCTTCTGTCAAACTTAGATGTCAAGTCTTTTTCTAGAAGCAAACTGTTAGAATTTTTGCAGGTTTCACCTGCTTGAGATTCATTATGCCCATTTTCTAAAGGTTTACTGCGCTTTCTGTATGGCCTTGTAAATACAGGATCTGTAGAATCTCTCTCTAATGATTGAGAACATGTATCCCGCCTACGATGCTTATGGTTGCgatcatcatcttcctcatcACTGACTTCTTTCTCCTCCGGATCACTTATGCAATCAGCAGCAGAAGTACCACCGGGCTTAGGCGATGAGACTTTCAGCTCCATGGattgttttgaaataaataataaatctgTGTATTTTTACAGCATGCAAAGCCCTAGACAACCAAAAGCAGCAGTCAAACACCTTGACAAGAAATTTGAAGTAAAACCTAAAAACAAGGGAAAGCATTAGAGTACATACTATGGTACTGGCAACAATAAACAGTATAGAAGAAAACACTCTACGCAAAAAGCAAATTAAGTTGCATATTTTAAGGACATTTACATCAACAGAATGCCAGTGGTAAAAGATAACATTCAAGACAAATAAAATGTAGTGATCCATAGCATCACAGACAACAGAACATTAAGTATAATACAACTCTTAGAACCATAGATATCCATAGCAAGAGATTATGTGGTAAAGCTAAAGAGACTATGTATGCAACCAAACATGCATTGCACCAAATGCAGGTTCAATATGAAGACAGTTAAGTACAGATATTATATCCATAAACAAAACTCCATCAACTTATTAATCTATTGCTTTGCTTGATATTGCATTTGTTCCTTAAGCAGACTAATCTACTTTTAGCACATAAAGTGCGCCTTTGTACCCTTGATATTTCTACAATATTTTGTACCCCAAGAGACCATTAAGTAATATTACGTTCAAAGCAAGAAAAACTATATCTCTGTAGCTTTATCCATAGGCTCAAATCCAACATTAGATGTCTCCAATTCTAATCCATCTACAAAATTTAGACACAAATCAAACAGATACACAGCTTTGTCACTACAATTAAAATCAGTACGTCTAAAACGAAGACCATATGCTCAATAAAACCTTCATTGAAAGGCCTAAAACCCATACTAACATAAATACCAAAGAACATACAGGCTAAACCAAATGCCTACGATAAAAACACTATAGGACGTTCATATGGTTTTCATGATCCTTAAAACTCATATCATAACTAAAGGTTACAGGAAATAATTGAATACCTCAAGGGAACTTTTTTCACTCCAAAATGCTTCAAACTTATCGAATTTACGCAAAATTTTTAGATAACTCGTTCTTTGTTCTTTGACCATGAATTCTGATTTCTCGTTATTAAACTACCGAAAACAAGTtcaataacaaatttttttttttcacttaaacTACATTAAAGCTGAAAATGACGAAAACCTTATAACAATTTTAGTCGAAAACCAAGgaaaaaaatagaggaaaaaacCCTAATCCGAAAActattacaaatatattaaaaattgagcTCGAATTAAAGAAATTCCGTGTAAATCCAATCAGCTTAACAAAATTCGcataattaaagaaaacaaaattaatcatCTACGTTTTgcaggcaaaaaaaaaaagatataaaagaaCTTACAGAATATTCTAGAAGGATGAAAGGAACAATGCGTTCGGAGCTATCATTTAATTCTGGATTCAATCCGACCCGACTTGCAAATGAGAGAAGGTAAATTAGAATACGATGGAGGGTTATTTcgggaagaaagaaaaaaaactaagccGGAGAGAAATGAAGGCAGGGAAGGGCATGATCGTAATAAAGTTATAATCGAGGGGGTAATTTTAATTCGGAGGTTGTCCCGAGGAAGGGAGAGTATGAGGAAGAAGATGTGGGAGAAAACTTATTTGAGGACGAAGTTAAGAAAAGGGTATTTTCGTTTTATGCCCCTATAGTTTTATCTATATTTGCACTTAGCCccacttattttatttttcaataggGGTTAGCATTTGATCCAATCAAGTTGAATcaagtgaaaaaaatttagttaattagtcatattttatcatcctaacttaatttgaatttttttctaataaagtgaaatgaaatttaaatcgagtcgaatcgaatcgagtaaattgtttgagttaaattaaaaattatatatgtcaaattaaaatcttgttatagTATAGCTCATTttatgttagagcacataactttgaaattatatatatttgaaaaaagcttcaaatcaaaagaagaaaaaaatatttagtatgataaaacttgaatcccaaaattattattttagaaatttttatctttctttgtatattatttttaatttttttaaaaatataaattttggatttttataaatattttgaattttaaaattattttgaaatgttgaaatttttgtaatttttgttgagagtaaccaatttgctcatttgcAAAATTAATAGGGATTAAATGGGTATTTACatcaatctattatttgaattatttaacttgaaaaattgaataacttAGATTCagttaactcaaaatttgatttctttttcaattttttaaaatcaaatcaagtttggcgttt
The window above is part of the Gossypium raimondii isolate GPD5lz chromosome 9, ASM2569854v1, whole genome shotgun sequence genome. Proteins encoded here:
- the LOC105798349 gene encoding zinc finger CCCH domain-containing protein 41; protein product: MELKVSSPKPGGTSAADCISDPEEKEVSDEEDDDRNHKHRRRDTCSQSLERDSTDPVFTRPYRKRSKPLENGHNESQAGETCKNSNSLLLEKDLTSKFDRRYPGLASLPRGHLDLNQRIRSNQTFSGDSGPGRGRGRDNSSWNHRDSRFNSVDIAYQLVQPGSVAPSLFAGRGLPNLSNTQAPSWSAFGLMPGIPNGSLDTLHSIGLQGVLRPPMNSSLNMGIPRQRCRDFEERGFCLRGDMCPMEHGVNRIVVEDVQSLSQFNLPVSVPSAQILATSAGPGPLPSVLPPSITLVNGKGIHSKSSKSGMTEDATVLNCAYTATTSAGGDLYDPDQPLWNNNGPEVSAALTGQCSPKINETEPLRNDDISDLHHGMLCESADNELPIRSSRSQGMNLSVWGRIGSSRSRIEAKDKIDHLPSDHLENETKKEKEPFPSSQDTSCQVKRISSEDDGSKVMDSSLKSQIDLHSRRKPTQKALRTLFVNGIPQKCNKREALLSHFRKFGEVIDIYIPQNSERAFIQFSRREEAEAALKAPDAVMGNRFIKLWWANRDSITDDGVNSGSGSGSGMPVTPSGLTASGVPPQPVANKEKDNLQRIAQKSNVVEDTDVPSLKSPKSVSTNGPQAPPLLQKKLETLERMKEELRKKQEMLEQKRNDFRRQLNKLEKQSSIVKDDPLSEPAAKRHKVGSAADPAKVLIPSSSEPSASAAKTCTKEMTDKNKSMENVVSRSPKSSTTMALQESMGSKQQYCKPRQSAPMRHPFLMNKYRLDNRPTAFRVIPPLPSGFADVDVLKEHFLQYGDLFSVELQDVENEDNGDIGSEALKKCSALITYSTRQSAERAYVNGKCWQGNNLQFKWLIYNTNPSSKETSSSAPKEPLEADVTKEEKTAHSVAQEVVGSGNGESENSDRESFVEHMELAEVSEQSPSPTSSMKESPKGDMS